One region of Neorhodopirellula lusitana genomic DNA includes:
- a CDS encoding AMP-binding protein — MLRKSDQAEPSTCKWISLAHVLHERASVHPDRPALTFLSDGGNEETLTYAGLNNRVTELAARLNNNPTLDIQPGDRALLLFPPGLEFMVAFLACQYIRVVPVPTCFPKPGRAMPRLDSAATDCRPKLLLADAETLDGIDLKRLNNDVAAATFVATDATRPDTHRRNVEGTHSHDWTEDPSDSLQWNRLLDEIEPEDLGLLQYTSGSTSQPKGVMVSHANLISNLEAIRMAFGLEWTEDSGDQYSRGVFWLPPFHDMGLIGGILEAVYIGGHTVLMSPRSFLSRPLRWLETISKMNASISGAPNFAYQLCVDRIESDQVASLDLSKWNVAFCGAEPISAETLKRFSQHFAASGFTEGSFTPCYGLAESTLLAASGHGTSELPVLRVDRDDLLMGTVTPLDADSKSPARQIVACGQPGYDMTIEIVDPTERNRLSSLQVGEIWLQGTSVAGGYYQRPEVNAEQFQAKIAGEESRGEFLRTGDLGFVHDGQLYVTGRCKDVIILRGRNHYPQDIEATVASVLDENYFQSVALAMPGPHGDTLALVIEVIRHMDAEAMPEAVRHIRRQLIEEHEVDARQVILTRPGAIPLTTSGKVQRQACRQLVESKEIFVRYQWSRSMAIDDDTVAALPLLPQREDGQTIDDAAAQIEAWLLAWLVARGRVDENEVANETPFADYGLDSLAAVELSSELEDWLGIELTPVLAWNYPTPARLAIFLAEELVGKPDEAEESELDEEDDFEKLLAEIENMPDE; from the coding sequence ATGCTTCGCAAATCCGACCAAGCTGAACCCTCTACATGCAAGTGGATTTCGCTGGCCCATGTGCTTCATGAGCGTGCGTCGGTACACCCCGACCGCCCGGCTTTAACGTTCCTCAGCGATGGCGGCAACGAAGAAACGCTGACCTACGCCGGACTGAACAACCGTGTCACGGAACTGGCCGCGCGACTGAACAACAACCCAACCTTGGACATCCAGCCCGGTGACCGAGCGCTGCTGTTGTTCCCACCTGGACTTGAGTTCATGGTGGCGTTCTTGGCGTGCCAATACATCCGCGTCGTTCCGGTCCCCACATGCTTCCCAAAACCAGGGCGGGCGATGCCGCGGTTGGACTCCGCCGCGACCGACTGCCGCCCCAAACTACTATTGGCTGACGCCGAGACACTCGATGGAATCGACCTAAAACGGTTGAACAACGATGTTGCCGCGGCCACCTTCGTAGCAACGGATGCGACACGCCCCGACACGCATCGACGCAACGTGGAAGGCACACACTCCCATGACTGGACGGAAGATCCGTCGGACAGCCTTCAGTGGAATCGCCTGCTCGATGAAATTGAGCCCGAAGATCTTGGGTTACTGCAATACACCAGCGGCTCGACCAGCCAACCCAAAGGCGTGATGGTTTCACACGCCAACCTGATCTCCAATCTCGAAGCGATTCGAATGGCGTTCGGGCTGGAGTGGACCGAAGACAGTGGCGATCAATATTCTCGCGGCGTGTTCTGGTTGCCTCCCTTTCACGACATGGGACTGATCGGCGGCATCTTGGAAGCGGTTTACATCGGCGGGCACACCGTACTGATGTCGCCTCGCTCGTTTTTGTCCCGCCCCCTGCGCTGGCTCGAAACGATCTCCAAAATGAATGCATCGATCAGCGGTGCACCTAACTTTGCCTATCAACTTTGCGTCGACCGAATTGAGTCCGACCAAGTTGCCTCGCTCGACCTGAGCAAATGGAATGTTGCCTTTTGTGGTGCCGAGCCAATTTCAGCTGAAACGCTTAAACGGTTTTCACAACACTTTGCTGCGTCTGGTTTCACCGAAGGTTCATTCACGCCTTGTTATGGGTTAGCGGAATCCACCTTGCTGGCAGCCAGTGGCCATGGCACATCGGAGTTACCAGTCCTGCGGGTTGACCGAGACGATTTGTTGATGGGCACGGTGACGCCGCTGGACGCAGACTCAAAGTCACCAGCTCGCCAAATCGTTGCTTGTGGCCAGCCCGGCTACGACATGACCATCGAGATTGTTGATCCAACGGAACGGAACCGCCTATCATCGCTTCAAGTCGGTGAGATCTGGCTCCAAGGCACCTCCGTCGCTGGCGGCTATTATCAACGCCCCGAAGTCAACGCAGAACAATTCCAAGCCAAGATCGCAGGCGAAGAATCACGAGGTGAGTTCCTACGTACGGGAGACCTGGGCTTCGTGCACGACGGCCAGCTCTACGTGACCGGCCGCTGTAAAGATGTGATCATCCTGCGAGGCCGCAATCACTACCCACAAGACATCGAAGCCACCGTCGCAAGCGTTCTGGACGAAAACTATTTTCAGTCCGTCGCCCTTGCAATGCCCGGGCCTCACGGCGACACGCTAGCACTGGTCATCGAGGTCATCCGGCACATGGACGCCGAAGCGATGCCCGAAGCAGTCCGCCACATCCGGCGGCAATTGATTGAAGAACACGAAGTCGACGCCCGCCAAGTTATCCTGACCCGACCGGGCGCCATTCCACTAACAACCAGCGGCAAAGTCCAGCGACAAGCGTGTCGCCAACTGGTTGAGTCGAAGGAAATCTTCGTGCGATACCAATGGAGTCGATCGATGGCGATCGACGACGATACTGTCGCCGCTTTACCGCTGTTGCCTCAACGCGAAGACGGCCAGACCATCGACGACGCAGCCGCCCAGATCGAAGCGTGGCTGTTGGCTTGGCTGGTCGCACGTGGTCGTGTCGACGAAAACGAAGTCGCCAACGAAACTCCGTTCGCCGACTACGGCCTCGATTCACTTGCCGCCGTTGAACTCAGCAGCGAACTGGAAGACTGGCTCGGCATTGAACTGACCCCAGTCCTGGCGTGGAACTATCCCACCCCAGCAAGACTGGCGATTTTCTTGGCCGAAGAACTGGTCGGCAAGCCAGACGAAGCCGAAGAATCTGAGCTCGACGAGGAAGACGATTTCGAAAAGCTATTAGCTGAAATCGAAAACATGCCGGATGAATAA
- a CDS encoding MGH1-like glycoside hydrolase domain-containing protein — protein MNTAEHQRLTEDEAREVNWKRWGPYLSERQWGTVREDYSEGGHSWSDFPHEHARSRAYRWGEDGLLGFTDRQCRLCFCVALWNGNDTILKERLFGLTGPEGNHGEDVKELYYYSDSTPTHSYAKAMYRYPHARYPYRELVKTNSQRGLHDREYELLDTGIFDENRFFDVTANYIKADANDLLIEIEVTNHGPDAKEIAVLPTLWFRNTWVWGCRHEGCTAKPLIQKVDVPSSPDSHVVHTRHDTLEPFRCQFEQQPGSELLFTENESNMQELFGGENFSPYTKDAFHRYVIQKETDAVNPKQHGTKVAALYRWNLQPGETRKVRLRLTDTETLGDSHPDLGSDFDRVAKLRAEEADQFYDTVIPKSASDQQRMVSRQAYAGLMWTKQFYHYIVADWLDGDEDVMTPPDSRHEGRNKDWRHLYARDVLSMPDKWEYPWFAAWDLAFHMIPAARIDPAFAKKQLMVLLREWYMHPNGQLPAYEFYFDDVNPPVHAWACLRVFQMEKETGKCDYKFLAQAFQRLLLNFTWWVNQVDGNGDNVFAGGFLGLDNIGVFDRSKGLPDGAELEQADGTAWMAFYSGTMMSMALELARHDRSYSDMASKFLDHFIRIVDAMNHGDSGGLWDEEDGFYFDQLKIDGEKHPMKVKSLVGLLPLIAVEILDEDLLDDLPGFRNRLDWFLNNRHDLVKNITFCKTTSRHKRMLISIPSEDRLRRVLAVLLDEKEFLSEYGIRSLSKDHEANPYEISVRGEDHTVAYVPGESDSFMFGGNSNWRGPIWFPTSYLLIEAVQRYHEFYGDEFQIECPTGSGNMMNLREVADELNRRLSNIFLFTAKDGSRPCLRGSGMNSDDALWQDHVLFYEYFNGDTGEGLGASHQTGWTALIATCIEQLHGKITEGGIDPE, from the coding sequence ATGAACACTGCCGAACACCAACGCCTGACCGAAGACGAAGCTCGCGAAGTCAACTGGAAGCGTTGGGGGCCGTATTTGTCGGAACGGCAATGGGGCACCGTCCGCGAAGACTACTCCGAAGGCGGTCATTCATGGAGCGATTTCCCGCACGAGCACGCTCGCAGCCGCGCCTATCGCTGGGGCGAAGACGGCTTACTCGGGTTCACCGACCGCCAATGCCGCTTGTGCTTCTGCGTCGCCCTCTGGAACGGCAATGACACGATCCTAAAAGAACGCTTGTTCGGGCTAACCGGCCCCGAAGGTAATCACGGCGAAGACGTTAAGGAGCTCTATTACTATAGCGATAGCACGCCAACGCACTCCTACGCCAAGGCGATGTACCGCTACCCGCACGCTCGTTACCCCTATCGCGAACTGGTCAAAACGAACTCGCAACGAGGACTTCATGATCGCGAATACGAACTGCTCGACACCGGCATCTTCGACGAGAACCGCTTCTTTGATGTAACGGCCAACTACATCAAGGCCGACGCAAACGATTTGCTAATCGAGATTGAAGTCACCAATCACGGACCGGACGCGAAAGAGATCGCCGTGCTTCCGACACTCTGGTTTCGCAACACGTGGGTTTGGGGCTGCCGACACGAAGGCTGCACCGCCAAACCGCTGATCCAGAAAGTGGACGTTCCGTCATCACCGGACTCTCATGTTGTCCACACCCGGCACGACACACTGGAACCGTTCCGCTGTCAGTTTGAACAACAGCCCGGAAGCGAGTTGCTGTTCACCGAGAACGAATCGAACATGCAAGAACTGTTCGGTGGCGAGAACTTTTCGCCGTACACCAAGGACGCATTTCATCGCTATGTGATCCAAAAGGAAACCGACGCGGTCAATCCGAAGCAGCACGGCACGAAGGTGGCCGCGCTCTATCGCTGGAATCTACAACCGGGCGAGACCCGCAAGGTCCGCTTGCGGCTGACGGACACTGAAACACTTGGTGACAGTCACCCGGATCTAGGTAGCGACTTCGACCGCGTCGCCAAATTGCGTGCTGAAGAAGCCGATCAGTTCTACGACACCGTGATCCCGAAGAGTGCTTCGGACCAGCAACGCATGGTGTCGCGACAAGCGTACGCAGGATTGATGTGGACGAAACAATTCTATCATTACATCGTCGCCGACTGGCTTGACGGTGACGAAGACGTGATGACGCCACCAGACTCTCGACACGAAGGGCGTAACAAAGATTGGCGGCACCTCTACGCTCGCGACGTCTTGTCGATGCCCGACAAATGGGAATACCCCTGGTTCGCCGCTTGGGACCTAGCCTTCCACATGATCCCCGCGGCCCGGATCGATCCAGCCTTTGCGAAAAAGCAATTGATGGTGCTGTTGCGTGAGTGGTACATGCACCCCAACGGACAACTTCCGGCGTACGAGTTTTACTTTGATGACGTCAATCCACCGGTTCACGCCTGGGCCTGCTTGCGTGTCTTCCAGATGGAAAAGGAAACCGGCAAGTGTGACTACAAGTTCTTAGCCCAAGCGTTCCAGCGGCTGCTATTGAACTTTACTTGGTGGGTCAATCAAGTCGATGGAAACGGCGATAACGTCTTCGCCGGCGGGTTCCTGGGCTTGGACAACATCGGCGTATTCGATCGCAGCAAAGGGCTTCCCGACGGAGCCGAACTGGAACAGGCAGATGGCACCGCGTGGATGGCGTTCTACAGCGGCACGATGATGTCGATGGCGCTCGAACTGGCCCGTCACGATCGTTCGTATTCGGACATGGCTTCCAAGTTCCTGGATCACTTCATTCGAATCGTCGACGCCATGAATCATGGTGATAGCGGTGGGCTTTGGGACGAAGAAGATGGCTTCTACTTTGACCAATTAAAGATCGATGGCGAGAAGCATCCGATGAAGGTCAAGTCGCTGGTCGGGCTGCTGCCCTTGATCGCCGTCGAAATTCTGGACGAAGACCTCCTGGATGATTTGCCTGGGTTCCGCAATCGCCTGGACTGGTTCTTGAACAACCGCCACGACCTGGTCAAGAACATCACGTTTTGCAAGACGACCAGCCGCCACAAGCGGATGTTGATCTCGATTCCGTCCGAAGACCGACTGCGCCGCGTGCTGGCCGTGCTGCTAGACGAAAAAGAGTTTCTATCGGAATACGGAATTCGATCGCTATCAAAAGATCACGAAGCGAATCCCTATGAGATTTCCGTTCGAGGCGAAGACCACACCGTGGCCTATGTGCCCGGCGAGTCAGACAGTTTTATGTTTGGCGGAAATAGCAACTGGCGTGGCCCGATCTGGTTCCCGACTAGCTACCTGTTGATCGAAGCGGTTCAGCGGTACCACGAATTTTACGGTGACGAATTCCAAATCGAATGCCCGACCGGCTCAGGCAACATGATGAACTTGCGTGAAGTCGCCGACGAACTGAACCGACGGCTATCGAACATTTTCCTGTTCACCGCAAAAGATGGCTCGCGTCCATGCCTTCGCGGTAGCGGGATGAACAGCGACGACGCGTTGTGGCAAGACCACGTGCTGTTCTACGAGTACTTTAACGGTGACACGGGTGAAGGACTGGGCGCGAGTCACCAAACCGGTTGGACGGCGTTGATCGCAACCTGCATTGAACAATTGCATGGCAAGATCACCGAAGGCGGTATCGACCCAGAGTAG
- a CDS encoding putative molybdenum carrier protein, which translates to MKQYTAEMDQPPTLFSSATAHERFVPSRIVSGGQTGVDRGALDAAIALGIPHGGWCPLGRLAEDGPVPPQYLLDELDSAYYPDRTAKNVVDSDATLILYRGTLSGGTALTQRICRREGKPFLSMRIDNPKPARGGDTATARDQILNWLAVVRPEALNVAGPRETNAVGIQDETRALMMSVLG; encoded by the coding sequence GTGAAACAGTACACTGCTGAAATGGATCAACCGCCCACTCTTTTTTCGTCCGCGACCGCGCATGAACGATTTGTACCGTCGCGAATCGTTTCCGGTGGCCAAACCGGAGTGGACCGGGGAGCGTTAGATGCCGCGATCGCATTGGGCATCCCGCACGGCGGCTGGTGCCCGCTGGGGCGACTTGCCGAAGACGGCCCGGTACCGCCGCAATACCTGTTGGATGAACTGGATTCGGCTTACTACCCCGATCGCACCGCAAAGAATGTCGTGGACTCCGACGCGACGCTGATTTTGTACCGAGGCACGCTTTCGGGCGGCACCGCGTTGACGCAGCGTATCTGCCGCCGGGAAGGGAAACCGTTCCTGAGCATGCGGATCGACAACCCCAAACCGGCTCGCGGCGGAGACACAGCGACCGCCCGAGACCAAATCCTGAACTGGTTGGCGGTCGTCCGCCCCGAGGCACTGAACGTGGCCGGCCCCCGAGAAACCAACGCGGTCGGTATCCAAGACGAAACCCGAGCGTTGATGATGTCCGTGCTGGGCTAG
- a CDS encoding phosphatidate cytidylyltransferase — protein sequence MTDHLTIEVRYVLLGVFAALVVASATSIGLMKAKPANDWRELRARIRTWWVIAGLVAGSLLLSPTTAIWFFAFVSLLSLKEFFSLIPSRRADRRVMFWAYAAIPMQYYWIASNWYGMFIIFIPIYLFLFLPTRMILIGETKGFLQAIATVQWGVIGTTFFLSHAAYLLVMNVAESPRVEPAWANNAVASSPGPGLLLLLLVLTQSNDVAQFLWGKTLGKRKIAPLVSPGKTWGGFLGGLATTVLLSLLLAPRLTMMDAPHAAIAGVIIGITGLLGDLNISALKRDLGVKDAGATLPGHGGVLDRIDSLIFTAPVFFHFVWYCYG from the coding sequence ATGACCGACCACCTGACGATCGAGGTGCGTTACGTCTTGCTGGGTGTGTTTGCCGCCCTGGTGGTGGCCAGCGCCACTTCCATCGGCTTGATGAAGGCAAAACCAGCCAACGATTGGCGAGAACTGCGAGCAAGAATACGAACGTGGTGGGTCATCGCCGGACTCGTTGCCGGAAGCTTGTTACTGTCACCGACCACGGCCATTTGGTTCTTCGCCTTTGTCAGTTTACTATCGCTCAAAGAATTTTTCTCGCTCATTCCATCGCGTCGCGCTGATCGACGCGTGATGTTCTGGGCTTACGCAGCGATCCCGATGCAGTACTACTGGATCGCTTCCAACTGGTACGGGATGTTCATCATCTTCATCCCGATTTACCTGTTTCTGTTCCTGCCGACGCGAATGATTTTGATTGGTGAGACGAAAGGTTTCCTGCAAGCGATCGCGACGGTCCAGTGGGGAGTGATCGGCACCACATTCTTCCTTTCACACGCGGCCTATTTACTGGTCATGAACGTTGCCGAGTCACCACGGGTCGAGCCTGCGTGGGCCAATAACGCGGTGGCATCGTCCCCAGGTCCGGGCCTGCTGCTTTTGTTACTGGTGCTAACGCAAAGCAATGACGTGGCGCAGTTCTTATGGGGCAAGACGCTGGGCAAACGCAAAATTGCCCCGCTCGTCAGCCCCGGAAAAACGTGGGGCGGCTTCTTAGGCGGGCTGGCGACAACGGTGTTGTTGAGTCTGTTGTTGGCACCCCGTTTAACGATGATGGATGCACCCCATGCCGCGATCGCCGGTGTCATCATTGGGATCACTGGATTGCTGGGCGACTTGAACATATCCGCCCTAAAACGTGACTTGGGTGTCAAAGATGCCGGCGCCACGTTGCCCGGGCATGGCGGCGTGCTGGACCGCATCGACAGCCTCATTTTCACAGCCCCCGTGTTCTTCCATTTCGTGTGGTACTGCTATGGATGA
- a CDS encoding lysophospholipid acyltransferase family protein, producing MDEEYITKTLAKGPHDLLRYLFFLILVRPLMLIIMGMNIRNADRLPDTGPAVVVANHNSHLDTLAVMTLMGMHRLHLVRPVAAADYFLKTKWRAWFSIRILGIIPLDRGAKQGDKTSGAKRGERTHPLAPIEAALDANEIVLLFPEGTRGSPEQTQPLQPGIAHLAKRRPHVSLTPLFMHGLGKALPRGEGLLVPFICDIYVGDAVHWPGDKKALMQELQSAMDSLEQDSHRPEFIC from the coding sequence ATGGATGAAGAGTACATCACGAAGACCCTTGCCAAGGGGCCACACGATCTCTTGCGTTATCTGTTCTTTCTAATTTTGGTTCGCCCGTTGATGTTGATCATCATGGGAATGAACATTCGCAATGCCGACCGGTTGCCTGACACAGGCCCGGCCGTCGTGGTGGCCAATCACAACAGCCATCTCGACACGCTCGCGGTCATGACCTTGATGGGCATGCATCGCTTGCACTTGGTGCGTCCCGTTGCCGCAGCAGACTATTTCTTAAAGACGAAGTGGCGTGCTTGGTTTTCAATCCGAATCCTGGGCATCATTCCACTGGACCGCGGGGCGAAGCAAGGCGACAAAACATCGGGAGCCAAACGAGGTGAGCGCACGCATCCTTTGGCACCGATTGAAGCAGCACTCGACGCAAACGAGATCGTACTTCTGTTTCCCGAAGGCACGCGAGGCTCGCCTGAACAAACGCAACCGTTGCAACCTGGCATCGCGCACCTCGCCAAACGGCGTCCCCACGTATCACTGACACCCCTCTTCATGCATGGACTGGGTAAGGCATTGCCGCGAGGCGAAGGATTGCTTGTTCCGTTCATCTGCGACATTTATGTCGGTGATGCAGTACACTGGCCGGGCGACAAAAAAGCGTTGATGCAAGAACTGCAGTCTGCAATGGACTCACTTGAACAAGACTCCCATCGGCCTGAATTCATTTGCTAG
- a CDS encoding alpha/beta hydrolase encodes MSGSFSRRWSLGDSSHAEQSQDVQTVGDPPLQTPGDAASNYALGKNQGVQILTPVHYQHGYQYPLLVWLHSAGHNERQVEKVLPHISTRNYVSVGVRATKATDVRGAGFDWTNSRNGVAKASQSVFNAIELAKETFSIHPERVILAGFGSGATMACRVAMQNPESFAGVVRMAGQFPTAHGVVGDGIIENFKALRQRRMPMLWQQAINGVDDDPDQLQLDIASAQNIQAQVEIRQYRNEDVMNTAALKDIDRWCFDKIFSPQPAEESTSLNLIRGADLKRVDFSSN; translated from the coding sequence ATGAGTGGTTCTTTTTCACGCCGTTGGTCATTGGGAGATAGTTCGCATGCGGAACAATCACAAGACGTTCAAACGGTGGGAGACCCACCTCTTCAAACGCCCGGCGATGCAGCGTCAAACTACGCTCTAGGAAAAAACCAGGGCGTTCAGATCTTAACGCCGGTGCACTACCAGCACGGTTATCAGTATCCGTTACTGGTGTGGCTGCACTCGGCCGGTCACAACGAGCGGCAAGTCGAAAAAGTGCTGCCGCACATCAGCACTCGCAACTATGTCAGTGTGGGTGTTCGAGCGACCAAAGCGACCGACGTTCGCGGAGCCGGTTTTGATTGGACAAACAGTCGCAACGGAGTCGCCAAAGCGTCGCAAAGCGTCTTCAACGCCATCGAACTGGCTAAGGAGACCTTCTCCATCCATCCCGAACGGGTCATTTTGGCTGGCTTTGGCTCCGGAGCGACGATGGCTTGCCGGGTGGCGATGCAAAATCCAGAAAGTTTCGCCGGTGTGGTTCGCATGGCCGGCCAATTTCCTACCGCTCACGGAGTCGTGGGGGACGGAATTATCGAAAACTTCAAGGCGCTCCGCCAACGACGCATGCCCATGCTCTGGCAACAAGCAATTAACGGCGTCGATGACGATCCAGACCAGTTGCAATTGGACATCGCCTCGGCTCAAAATATCCAAGCTCAAGTGGAAATTCGTCAGTATCGAAATGAGGATGTGATGAATACCGCCGCATTGAAGGACATTGACCGCTGGTGTTTTGATAAGATCTTCTCGCCCCAGCCAGCGGAAGAGTCGACGAGCCTGAACCTGATTCGCGGAGCGGATCTGAAGAGGGTAGATTTTTCATCGAATTAG
- a CDS encoding response regulator — translation MNSPAPPPADSSAPQASGSKILVVDDDPEIVETVSYALESAGYQVVIARDGNQGLALAEQENPQLMILDMMMPKRSGFLVLEKLRREIELPIPVIMITGNEGSRHQAYAELLGVSEYIRKPFAMERLLEAVERLLAKPEETA, via the coding sequence ATGAACTCTCCCGCCCCACCCCCCGCCGATTCCTCGGCCCCCCAGGCTTCTGGCTCGAAAATCCTGGTCGTCGATGACGATCCCGAGATTGTCGAAACCGTGTCCTACGCTCTTGAATCCGCCGGCTATCAAGTCGTGATTGCCCGCGATGGCAACCAAGGCCTCGCACTGGCGGAACAGGAAAACCCGCAACTGATGATTTTGGACATGATGATGCCCAAACGCAGCGGTTTTCTGGTCCTGGAAAAACTTCGTCGCGAAATTGAACTGCCAATCCCGGTCATTATGATCACAGGCAACGAAGGCAGCCGGCACCAAGCCTACGCCGAACTGCTTGGCGTCAGCGAGTACATTCGCAAGCCGTTCGCCATGGAGCGACTGCTCGAAGCCGTCGAACGGTTACTCGCCAAACCCGAAGAAACGGCGTAA
- a CDS encoding thioesterase II family protein: MTTPPKTASTVPGTDPEVWFRAIGEFQPGRRNVVWFPHAGGGAAPLIRASHRFPPAVNLWAATLPGREGRYADPRPDTLDSLVNSLAQSLPEAAGTPVLAGHSYGALLAYLVARKLASQFKRKVAGILVMAMSAPNQLGHLDSIVHLANREFAEQLDKRYGGVPKALRENAEAMQLFLPTVRHDMQMLESYQDDGEVTLDVPILALAGTADSATTPERMQGWNEKTTGPFELRSIEGDHFFPLADIQRTLGIAAAI; the protein is encoded by the coding sequence ATGACAACGCCCCCCAAAACAGCATCCACCGTTCCCGGGACCGATCCAGAAGTCTGGTTCCGAGCCATTGGGGAGTTTCAGCCTGGGCGTCGCAATGTGGTGTGGTTCCCGCATGCTGGTGGTGGAGCGGCCCCGTTGATCCGGGCGAGTCACCGATTTCCGCCTGCGGTCAACCTGTGGGCGGCCACACTACCCGGCCGAGAAGGCCGTTATGCGGACCCGCGTCCAGACACGCTGGACTCTTTGGTCAATTCGCTGGCACAATCGTTGCCGGAGGCCGCTGGGACTCCGGTCTTGGCCGGGCACAGCTACGGTGCCTTACTGGCGTACCTGGTCGCACGAAAGTTAGCGTCTCAATTCAAACGAAAAGTGGCGGGCATCTTGGTGATGGCTATGTCCGCTCCGAATCAACTGGGCCACCTTGACTCGATCGTCCATCTGGCAAACCGCGAGTTTGCGGAACAGTTGGACAAGCGATACGGTGGCGTGCCGAAAGCGTTGCGAGAAAATGCGGAAGCGATGCAGCTGTTCTTGCCAACCGTCCGGCATGACATGCAAATGTTGGAATCGTATCAAGACGACGGCGAGGTAACGTTGGACGTTCCGATCTTGGCGTTGGCCGGGACTGCCGACAGCGCGACCACGCCGGAGCGGATGCAAGGCTGGAACGAGAAGACGACCGGACCATTTGAGCTGCGGTCGATTGAAGGAGATCATTTCTTTCCGCTGGCCGACATCCAAAGGACACTTGGGATTGCCGCAGCGATCTAG
- a CDS encoding aminotransferase class III-fold pyridoxal phosphate-dependent enzyme codes for MNHSAATASQTKATAFQNDPRVAEAKRLIAEALAEHTESLNAVAEPDPELKDAYQGFIADYAAARGGPPLWPYFASGLGNGPYVELADGSVKLDFIGGIGVHGCGHSHPAIIEAGIDAALEDTVMQGNLQQNVPSVEMLSRLIELASQSGAPLEHGLLSTSGAMANENALKLAFHHNQPANRIIAFDNAFAGRSIALAALTDRPAYRNGIPLAIQVDYLPFLDPKDPAGSTQQAVAKLKQLLARHPGKYAAFWAEPVAGEGGYYAGSHDFFAALCGPLRDAGVSIVFDEVQSFSRTSKPFAFQHYGLDEFADIVTVGKITQVCATLYRKDFHPTAPILSQTFTGSSSSIQTGLETLRQLDAANCFGENGSNVTRHAYFADQLERLGKKHPGLIAGPYGEGMMIGFTPGDGSLDQAKLLMNILYDLGLLGFLCGAAPVRLRFLPPPAITTHEHIDAAIALLDAGLTEFAAKRV; via the coding sequence ATGAACCATTCCGCTGCCACCGCGTCGCAAACCAAAGCGACGGCATTCCAGAACGATCCTCGAGTGGCGGAGGCAAAGCGGTTGATCGCCGAGGCGCTGGCGGAACACACCGAATCGCTCAACGCGGTTGCCGAACCCGACCCCGAGCTAAAGGACGCCTACCAAGGTTTCATCGCCGATTACGCCGCGGCGCGAGGCGGACCACCGTTGTGGCCGTATTTCGCCTCGGGTTTAGGCAACGGTCCCTACGTTGAATTGGCCGACGGCAGCGTCAAGCTGGACTTCATCGGCGGCATCGGTGTCCATGGTTGCGGGCATTCCCACCCGGCCATCATCGAAGCTGGAATCGACGCGGCCCTCGAAGACACCGTCATGCAAGGTAATCTTCAACAGAACGTGCCAAGCGTCGAAATGCTGAGCCGATTGATTGAACTGGCCAGCCAATCAGGCGCCCCGCTCGAACATGGACTGCTATCGACAAGCGGAGCCATGGCGAATGAAAACGCGTTGAAACTCGCCTTCCACCACAACCAGCCCGCTAACCGAATCATTGCGTTCGACAACGCCTTCGCAGGACGTTCGATTGCGTTGGCCGCGTTAACGGATCGCCCCGCCTATCGAAACGGGATCCCGCTGGCGATCCAGGTGGACTACTTACCATTCCTGGACCCCAAAGATCCCGCTGGCTCCACCCAGCAAGCAGTCGCCAAGCTAAAACAATTGCTCGCTCGCCACCCTGGCAAGTACGCGGCGTTTTGGGCCGAACCGGTTGCAGGCGAAGGCGGCTACTACGCGGGAAGTCACGACTTCTTCGCCGCCCTATGTGGACCACTTCGCGACGCTGGCGTCTCGATCGTGTTCGATGAGGTGCAGTCGTTCTCGCGAACCAGCAAACCGTTCGCTTTCCAGCACTATGGATTGGATGAGTTCGCGGACATCGTGACCGTCGGCAAGATCACCCAGGTCTGCGCGACGTTGTATCGCAAGGACTTCCATCCGACGGCGCCGATCTTAAGCCAAACCTTCACAGGCTCTTCTTCATCCATCCAAACTGGCTTGGAAACGCTGCGTCAGTTGGATGCCGCTAACTGCTTCGGCGAAAACGGATCCAACGTCACCCGTCACGCTTACTTCGCCGACCAACTTGAGCGTCTTGGTAAGAAGCATCCAGGCTTGATTGCTGGCCCGTATGGTGAAGGCATGATGATCGGCTTCACGCCTGGCGACGGATCTCTGGACCAAGCCAAACTGCTGATGAACATCCTGTACGATCTCGGTCTTCTTGGATTCCTTTGCGGTGCCGCACCCGTTCGCTTGCGATTCCTGCCACCGCCCGCAATCACTACGCACGAGCACATTGACGCCGCGATCGCGTTGCTCGACGCAGGGCTGACTGAGTTCGCCGCCAAACGCGTTTAA